The proteins below are encoded in one region of Oncorhynchus tshawytscha isolate Ot180627B linkage group LG04, Otsh_v2.0, whole genome shotgun sequence:
- the LOC112246710 gene encoding BRI3-binding protein, with translation MKGMKPHLILLLLFASLLCAETARSRKDSTNQNSFRRAANGFYQMLSNIFGEDNIRGLYKFFSKTTERFVHGVDSFLDTVWKMWTDLLDVMGIDASNLSHYFSPTSLTNSPARALLLVAAVLVAYWFLSLFLGGFFYLLHIVFGRFFWLARVTLFALSCLYILQKFEGDPERAVLPLCFVMAVYFMTGPVGAYWRRGGGTASLEEKINHLDTQIRLLNIRLSRVIDSLERAGEK, from the exons ATGAAGGGTATGAAACCGCACCTCATTCTGTTGCTGCTCTTCGCGTCTTTGCTTTGTGCAGAGACGGCCAGAAGCCGGAAAGATTCCACCAACCAGAATAGTTTCAGAAGGGCGGCTAACGGATTCTACCAAATGTTAAGCAATATTTTTGGAGAGGACAACATCAGAGGTCTTTACAAG TTCTTCTCCAAGACGACGGAACGCTTTGTCCATGGCGTCGACTCTTTCCTGGACACTGTTTGGAAGATGTGGACAGATCTGTTGGATGTGATGGGCATTGATG cctccaACCTGAGCCACTACTTCAGCCCAACGTCTTTGACAAACTCCCCGGCTCGTGCCCTGCTCCTAGTGGCTGCTGTGTTGGTGGCTTACTGGTTCCTCTCCCTGTTTCTGGGGGGATTCTTCTACCTGCTGCACATCGTATTTGGTCGCTTCTTCTGGCTGGCCCGAGTTACACTCTTTGCCCTCTCTTGCCTGTATATCTTGCAGAAGTTTGAGGGGGACCCCGAGCGTGCTGTGCTCCCTCTCTGCTTCGTAATGGCTGTGTACTTCATGACGGGGCCTGTGGGGGCGTACTGGCGTAGAGGTGGGGGTACTGCCTCTCTGGAGGAGAAGATCAATCACCTGGACACCCAGATCCGCTTGCTCAACATCCGGCTGAGCAGGGTCATCGACAGCCTGGAGCGCGCCGGGGAGAAGTAG
- the LOC112246694 gene encoding zinc finger protein with KRAB and SCAN domains 8, which translates to MSKLQLLNVILKEKLTSVPLEISVAVQKTMAEYLEEIFRLKRANARLRKLLDLVFKPDIKLHRLAVLQQLSLTEEEINPEQQEWNPGLGPVESDAEESIWDSFKIITEENQTESDGESYGESELTSDYEPPSEVNADSDNSGSHKGKGDGVEKTISLSGLKPLKSKRRRGRPRKETSELPDLICDVCGKCLANERSLKRHRQSRHSKDRPYMCDTCGHCFAMNCSLRRHMKIHMEERQHGCTECGKRFFHKKSLKNHMDTHKGLVFKCDFCGKCVTTKASLKLHRRIHTGEKSHPCKECDKAFYRESDLIKHTRTHTGEKPFRCKECGRCFVEKGTLTKHMMTHTEEKPHRCNKCGRCFGLKGNLTVHMRTHTGEGVQCHMCGTHLKLASSLKRHLQTHRRNINNNALSPGSQSKRTSSSIPWCLSTEQQGELPLPTFRICSNPTPQSEHSILPPLVSWPPHPYVAPPSL; encoded by the exons ATGTCTAAACTACAGCTGCTTAATGTGATTCTCAAAGAAAAATTAACTTCAGTTCCTTTGGAGATATCAGTGGCAGTCCAAAAAACGATGGCAGAGTACCTAGAAGAAATCTTCCGTTTGAAACGGGCGAATGCACGTCTACGAAAACTGCTGGATTTGGTTtttaaaccagatataaagttgCATAGATTAGCAG tcctccagcaGCTCAGTCTCACTGAAGAGGAGATTAACCCAGAGCAGCAGGAATGGAACCCTGGTCTGGGTCCAGTGGAGTCTGATGCAGAAGAGTCTATATGGGACTCTTTCAAAATCATAACTGAAGAGAACCAAACAGAATCTGATGGCGAGAGCTACGGTGAGTCCGAATTAACCAGTGATTATGAGCCCCCCTCTGAAGTAAATGCAGACAGTGACAACAGTGGAAGTCATAAAGGAAAAGGGGATGGAGTGGAGAAGACAATATCTCTGTCAGGGTTAAAGCCTCTTAAATCAAAGCGAAGAAGAGGACGGCCGAGAAAAGAAACCAGTGAGTTGCCTGATCTGATATGTGACGTGTGCGGGAAATGCTTGGCGAATGAGCGTAGTCTGAAAAGGCATCGGCAAAGCCGGCACAGTAAAGACAGACCATACATGTGTGACACATGTGGACACTGTTTTGCCATGAACTGCTCCCTGAGGAGGCACATGAAGATTCACATGGAGGAGAGACAGCATGGCTGCACTGAATGTGGCAAGCGTTTTTTTCACAAGAAAAGCCTGAAAAATCACATGGATACTCATAAAGGGCTAGTTTTTAAATGTGATTTTTGTGGAAAATGTGTGACGACAAAAGCAAGTCTGAAACTGCATCGGCGAATTCACACTGGGGAGAAATCACATCCGTGCAAAGAATGTGACAAAGCCTTCTACCGTGAGTCAGACTTGATAAAGCACACGAGAACTCACACTGGGGAGAAACCATTCCGGTGCAAAGAATGTGGCAGATGCTTCGTGGAGAAGGGAACCCTGACAAAGCATATGATGACTCACACAGAGGAGAAACCACATCGCTGCAACAAATGTGGCAGATGCTTCGGTCTGAAGGGAAACCTGACAGTGCATATGAGGACCCACACAGGGGAGGGGGTTCAGTGTCATATGTGTGGAACTCACTTGAAATTAGCATCAAGTCTGAAAAGACATCTACAAACTCACAGAAGGAATATTAACAATAACGCACTCTCCCCTGGTTCCCAGTCGAAGCGTACATCCTCTTCAATACCCTGGTGCTTGTCTACGGAGCAGCAaggggaactgcccctccctaccttcaggatatgctcaaaccctacaccccaatcCGAGCAttccattctgccacctctggtctcttggcccccCCATCCCTATGTGGCCCCCCCATCCCTATGA